A window of Garra rufa chromosome 16, GarRuf1.0, whole genome shotgun sequence contains these coding sequences:
- the spata4 gene encoding spermatogenesis-associated protein 4 yields MAYSQYPKKAGLPREVLKWLQSLDLSFFPKNVRRDFSNGYLVAEIFSWYFPRDFHMHSYDNGASMAVKQSNWSQIERLFEKQNISLLKEVIDGTIHCKPGAAELLVQEIYSILTNRRIQTIQRVEQDFTDKAYQEQLPMVARATASVAIKSNLSLSEVIAEPNIIAKQRKVLAIIHRHIEQRKEERTQDPKRFNVKPTLGEQAVRLAPLLARQSEPNLQMNTSQAAC; encoded by the exons ATGGCCTATTCACAATATCCCAAGAAGGCTGGTCTACCACGAGAGGTTTTGAAATGGCTGCAAAGTCTTGATTTATCGTTTTTCCCAAAAAACGTGCGCAG AGACTTTTCCAATGGATACCTAGTGGCAGAAATATTTTCCTGGTACTTTCCCAGGGATTTTCATATGCACTCATATGATAATGGAGCTTCAATGGCTGTCAAACAATCCAACTGGTCACAGATTGAAAGG CTTTTTGAGAAGCAAAACATCAGTCTGTTGAAAGAGGTCATAGACGGCACAATCCACTGTAAACCTGGAGCTGCAGAGCTTCTCGTGCAAGAGATTTACTCTATCCTGACCAACAGAAG GATCCAGACCATCCAGAGGGTGGAGCAAGACTTCACAGATAAGGCTTATCAAGAGCAGTTGCCCATGGTGGCTCGAGCCACAGCTTCAGTGGCCATAAAGAGCAACTTGAGTCTCAGTGAGGTTATAGCTGAACCAAACATCATCGCCAAACAGCGCAAGGTCCTTGCGATCATACACAGACACATAGAACAGAGAAAAGAGGAGAGAACACAAGACCCAA AACGATTCAACGTTAAGCCCACTCTTGGAGAACAAGCTGTCAGATTGGCTCCGCTGTTAGCCCGCCAGAGTGAGCCAAACCTGCAGATGAACACCAGTCAAGCGGCTTGTTAA